The Natranaeroarchaeum aerophilus region CACATCTCTGCCAAGCCTCGACGAGCCGATCACGATCACTCCAGGTGGCGTGCCGGAGCTTTCTGTCTCCAGCCTCACTGCGTTCCCGTCGACAGTTGCACCCGGTGAAACGGTCGAGATCCGGTCCACTGTCGCGAACGTCGGGAACGCCGACGGCGAGTTTGATGTCGAGTTCACTGCCGAGGGTGAGGTGATCGAAACAAAGACGGTTTCACTCGGGGCGGGTGAGAGCACGCAGTTGACGACCGAGGTGACGTTCGAGGAGCCCGGAAGCTACGAACTGGGTGTCGCCGGGACGACTACGTCCGTGCAGGTACTCGACGAGCCCTCGAACGGGACCGGCAGCGAGAACGGGAACGAAACTACTGGTAACGAAACCAACACCAACGGAAACCAGTCCGAGGGCAACGGTGACGGAACCGGCACCCAGGGTCAGACTGGGGATGACGGACTGCATGGCTTCGGCGTCCTCGCTGGCGTCGTCGCGCTGGCGGCCCTGATCGCTGTTAGCTACGCTCGTCGGTATCAGTCGTAGACCGAGAGCATCCCGCTCTCGTGAACTCTGTATCCAAAATCGAACAGGAGAGGATTCACTGCAACTTGATTCGGCAGCAGTCTCAGTTCGACGACGAGACGCCAAACCTCGTGACGTGGTGTGCGCCGAGGCTCGCGTCGGTCGACCCATCGAGGCACCCTCTGCCGTCGAGAACTACCAGTGGCGGATCGAAGGCTGACCAGTCGAACTCGTCGAACACATCGTGATCGGTGACTACCACCACGGCGTCGAGATCCATCTCCCGGACGTGATCTACCCCCGCGAAGTAGATGTTCTCGAATGCGGATGTGTCCTCGACGAGTGGGTCGACACCGACGACTGTCGCCCCGAAGCGCGCCAACGTGTCCGACAGCTCGATCGCCGGGGCGGCCCGCGTCTCGCCAACGTTCGGATGATGAGCCAGTCCGAGCAACAACACGACGGCGTCTTCGATATGGGTCTCGGTGGCCGCTAGCTCACGGACGAGCGTATTCGCGAGCTGTTCGGGCATCGACTCGTTAACCCCCCTCGCTGATTCGATCAGCGGGGTCGACGACGCACACTCGTTGATCAGATAGTATGGCGTGTCCGGGAGGTCGTACCCCCCGGTGCCTGGTCGCGGATCGGGGACGTCACAGCGCGGGTGCGTGTTCGCCGCCTCGATCGCACGGGGTATGTCGGTGTCAAGTTCGTCGGCCAGTCCTGCCAGTTCGTTCGCCAGTCCGATCGTGACGTCCCGGTAGACGCTCTCGACGACCCGGGCACACTCGGCGACTGTGCTGGTATTGACTGTGACGACCTCCGAGACCCGGAGTTCGTCGTACACCAGCGCGGCGGCGAGGGTACTCTCGGCGTCGACGCCGCCGACGATCTTCGGATAGCTGCCGCGCATCTCGCGGAGGGATCTCCCCGGGGTGGCACGGGATGGACAGGCCGCAACCCCGAACTCGTCGGCGTCGAGGTCGCTCCCGGCCAGCAGGATCGGCTGAACGATATCGCGGCACGTTCCGGGTGGAACGATCGATTCGACCAGCACGAGATCTCCGGAATCCAGAGCGGGTGCGATGTCCCGAAGCAGCGTCCTGAGCTCGGAAAAGTCCGGTGCATTATCCGATCTGATACCGGTTTCGGCAGCGATAACGTGAACACTCGCTTCCTTTGCGACCGCTCCTGTTCTGGTGGTCACCGAGAACGCACCTGCGGTTGTGGCCGTTCGGACGAGGGAGGGGAGCCGTGGTTCGTCGTCGATGGGACACTCCCCCTCGTCGATACGGGTAACACGCTCTTTGTCGCTGCCGACCCCGACGACACGACCTGTAGTGCTGGCATAGACCATCGACAGCGAGAGACCGAGCCGACCGAGGCCGTATACGGCGACCGGCACGTCGCCGGACTGAAACGCCGCACGCTGCTGGTCGGGTGTGGCGCTGCTGCGGTACAGCCGCGAACACTGGATGTCCTGGAGCGTCTTCGACATCGCTACTGGATGACCCGTTCACCCCCGAGCGCGACGGTTTCGATCTCGCTTGCAACCCTGAGAGCGTCCAGCCCGTCCGTTCCGGTAACGACCGGTTCGGTTCCCGTCCGGACCGCCTCGGCGAAGGCAGCGAGCTCCTTTTTTAGCGGTTCGCCGTTCTCGACAGTCGGATGCTCGACGATGTTCTCGTGTCGATAGCGAAGATCTCCGTTCTCCTCGATGTACTCCGGCAAGGAGTGGCGATGGATCTGAATCGACCGGGAGATGTAATCGACGAACACCTGACACTCGCGGGCTGTAATCGTCAGTTCGCGGACCTTGCGCTGGGTGATCCGACTGGCCGTCAATGTCCCCAGCACATCGCCGAACTCGACCGTTGCGGTAACGTGCTGGTCGTCCGCAGTTGCACTCGCGTGTCTGACCTCTCCCTTCTCGTCGAGCAGGGACAGCAATATGTCGATATCGTGAATCATCAGGTCGAGAACAGGACTGGTTCCCATCTCCCTGTCGAGCGGCGGCCCGAGACGTCTGGCGTCGACCGCGAGCACGTCGAGATCCGGAACGATATCGACGAGCGCCTGTATCGCCGGGTTGAACCGCTCGATATGGCCGACCTGCAGGACGAGGTCGCGTTCGCGTGCGGACTCTATGAGCTCCTGCGCATACTCCGGCGCGTGGACGATCGGTTTCTCGACGAGCACGTGTGTCCCCTTCCTGAATGCCGCCATCGCCGTCTCGAAGTGATACTCCGTCGGGACGGCGATCGAGACGGCATCGACTCGATCGAGGAGCTTCTCGATCGAGAGTGCGGTCGTTTCGTAATCCGATGCAATACCCGTCGCGGCCTCCAGATCGGCGTCAGCAACACCGATTAGCTTCGTCGTCGGGAGTTCCTGATACACCCGCGCGTGGTGTCGTCCCATGTTGCCAACGCCGATCACGCCGACGTCGATCGTATTCGTACTCATGATTGTGGTATCAAACTGTTATCCGTAGTAGGACTGCACAACTGTGGTAATGGATCGCACGTCATCGGTCGAGAGTCCGGGGTGAACGGGCAGGGCCAGCACTTCCTCGGCGGCCTGCTCGGCAACTGGTGCGTCCACATCGATGTGGTCGTAGGCTGGCTGCTCGTGGATCGGTGTCGGATAGTAGACACCGGTACCGATCCCCGCATCGTCGAGATAGGTCCTGAGAGAGTCCCGATTCTTGCATCGAATCGTATACTGGTGATATGCGTGTCTCGCGTACGCGGGCTCGAACGGCGTCGCGACCGCGGGCTGGCTCCGGAGTCGGTCGGTCAGCATTCGGGCGTTCTCCCGCCGCTTTGCGACGTACTCGGGCAACTTCTCGAGCTGAACGAGCCCGATTGCCGCCCCGATGCTCGTCATCCGGAAGTTGTGCCCGAGTTCGACGTGTTCGTAGGTATCGCTCCGCCCGTGATTGACGAACTGGGCGGCACGCTCGGCGACGTCCTCCCGATCGGTCGTGATCATCCCACCTTCCCCGGTCGTCATATTCTTCGTGGGGTAAAACGAGAAACAGGCTGCGTCGCCAAACGACCCAACCCGTTCACCGCTGTAGGTGGCTCCATGGGCCTGTGCGGCGTCCTCGACGAGCAGTAGATCGTGCTCGTCCGCGAGCTCTGCCAGCGGCTCGATGTCTGCAGGCAACCCGTAGAGGTGGACGGCGAGGATCGCGTCGATGGTCCCGCCCTGGGCGTCGAGTAGCTCTGCGACTGCGTCCGGATCGAGATTGTACGTTTCGGGATCGATGTCGGCAAAGACCGGCTCCGCTCCGGCCAGCCGAATCGCGTTTGCACTTGCCACGAACGAGAACGGCGTCGTGACGACCCGATCTCCTGGGCCAATATCAAGCGCCTCGAACGCCGCGTGCAGGGCGGTCGTCCCGTTCGAGGTTGCCACCGCGTGCTCGGCGTCGCAGTAGTCGGCGAACGCCGATTCGAACTGTCTGACGGTCGGCCCGTCGGCGACCATCCCACTGTCGATCACGTCGGCGACTCGTTCTGCCTCAACTCTGCCGAGATCGGGGTCTGCAATCGATATGTTCGCCATTACGGCACCTCACTGCACACTGGGGGTTCAGAGACCCTGCTGGTTGAACTGTCCAATACTGGGCTATTGAAAATCGATATGATGGTCTGTAGCATTGTTACTCCGGTCTCGGGAACTATGACATTGTTGCCGACCTGCTACCTTTGTTATAGACGGGTTGTACGTCAGGTAGCGCGTGTTTTCCCGGCAGGCGGTGGATCAGCGGGTGGCGAACTCTCCGAGCCCAATCGAGAAATCGGGTCGTCTCCCACCTGTCACGGTCAAAGACTGCATATTTTCCATCGATTCGTTTAGCCGGTCTGTAACAAAGTAACGAATAGCTGACCTGCAACTGTAGAGGGTCAAAAGCGCATGCGGGGGATATGACCAGTATGAGACGAAACTAATGTCCAGAGCCGACAGTGACAAGTTGTCACAAGATGTGGTGTTTGATCTGCTGAGTAGTCCACGGCGTCGATTCGTGCTGTACTACCTGAACCAGGTCGACGAACCCGTAACTATCGGCGATCTCGCCGACGAGGTTGCGGCCTGGGAGAACGAAGTCGACGTCGAGGAGTTATCGAGCCAGCAGCGAAAGCGCGTCTACGTCTCCCTGTATCAGACGCACGTTCCGAAGATGGACGATGCCGGAATCATCGAGTACGACTCCGATTCCGGCGACGTTGTACTGGCTGATCAGGCAGTCGATATCAGCGCGTATCTTTCGCGAGACGAGGAAGAACAACCGTGGCAACAGTACTACCTCGCGATTGCGATCGTCGGCGGGCTCTTTTATGGTGCGGTGGCGATCGGTCTCATCGGTGGGATCTCACAGTTCGCCGCCGGGTTGCTCATTATTCTCGCGTTCGCAGTCACAGCGATCGGCCATCTGATCACCACCCAGCGACGTGGGGACGGACTGT contains the following coding sequences:
- a CDS encoding nucleotide sugar dehydrogenase → MSKTLQDIQCSRLYRSSATPDQQRAAFQSGDVPVAVYGLGRLGLSLSMVYASTTGRVVGVGSDKERVTRIDEGECPIDDEPRLPSLVRTATTAGAFSVTTRTGAVAKEASVHVIAAETGIRSDNAPDFSELRTLLRDIAPALDSGDLVLVESIVPPGTCRDIVQPILLAGSDLDADEFGVAACPSRATPGRSLREMRGSYPKIVGGVDAESTLAAALVYDELRVSEVVTVNTSTVAECARVVESVYRDVTIGLANELAGLADELDTDIPRAIEAANTHPRCDVPDPRPGTGGYDLPDTPYYLINECASSTPLIESARGVNESMPEQLANTLVRELAATETHIEDAVVLLLGLAHHPNVGETRAAPAIELSDTLARFGATVVGVDPLVEDTSAFENIYFAGVDHVREMDLDAVVVVTDHDVFDEFDWSAFDPPLVVLDGRGCLDGSTDASLGAHHVTRFGVSSSN
- a CDS encoding Gfo/Idh/MocA family protein encodes the protein MSTNTIDVGVIGVGNMGRHHARVYQELPTTKLIGVADADLEAATGIASDYETTALSIEKLLDRVDAVSIAVPTEYHFETAMAAFRKGTHVLVEKPIVHAPEYAQELIESARERDLVLQVGHIERFNPAIQALVDIVPDLDVLAVDARRLGPPLDREMGTSPVLDLMIHDIDILLSLLDEKGEVRHASATADDQHVTATVEFGDVLGTLTASRITQRKVRELTITARECQVFVDYISRSIQIHRHSLPEYIEENGDLRYRHENIVEHPTVENGEPLKKELAAFAEAVRTGTEPVVTGTDGLDALRVASEIETVALGGERVIQ
- a CDS encoding DegT/DnrJ/EryC1/StrS family aminotransferase, giving the protein MANISIADPDLGRVEAERVADVIDSGMVADGPTVRQFESAFADYCDAEHAVATSNGTTALHAAFEALDIGPGDRVVTTPFSFVASANAIRLAGAEPVFADIDPETYNLDPDAVAELLDAQGGTIDAILAVHLYGLPADIEPLAELADEHDLLLVEDAAQAHGATYSGERVGSFGDAACFSFYPTKNMTTGEGGMITTDREDVAERAAQFVNHGRSDTYEHVELGHNFRMTSIGAAIGLVQLEKLPEYVAKRRENARMLTDRLRSQPAVATPFEPAYARHAYHQYTIRCKNRDSLRTYLDDAGIGTGVYYPTPIHEQPAYDHIDVDAPVAEQAAEEVLALPVHPGLSTDDVRSITTVVQSYYG
- a CDS encoding DUF7344 domain-containing protein gives rise to the protein MSRADSDKLSQDVVFDLLSSPRRRFVLYYLNQVDEPVTIGDLADEVAAWENEVDVEELSSQQRKRVYVSLYQTHVPKMDDAGIIEYDSDSGDVVLADQAVDISAYLSRDEEEQPWQQYYLAIAIVGGLFYGAVAIGLIGGISQFAAGLLIILAFAVTAIGHLITTQRRGDGLSSELIDKRQ